In the Desulfomonile tiedjei genome, one interval contains:
- a CDS encoding NifB/NifX family molybdenum-iron cluster-binding protein: MKICFPAETLQGMNSIVYEHFGSAPGFVIVDTNTLAVEEIQNGDLHHAHGMCQPLKALGGREVDAVVVAGIGMGALRGLQAQGIQVYRATPGTVGQNMDLIKSGTLPQFDVKFTCAGHAGGCAHS, translated from the coding sequence ATGAAGATTTGTTTTCCTGCTGAAACGTTGCAAGGCATGAACAGCATAGTGTACGAACATTTCGGGTCCGCGCCCGGATTTGTCATTGTCGACACAAACACCCTGGCCGTGGAGGAGATTCAGAACGGCGACCTGCATCATGCCCACGGGATGTGCCAGCCCTTGAAGGCCTTGGGAGGCCGCGAAGTTGACGCCGTGGTCGTAGCCGGGATAGGGATGGGAGCGCTGAGAGGACTTCAAGCTCAGGGCATTCAGGTCTATCGCGCAACACCGGGAACAGTGGGGCAGAACATGGATCTCATCAAGAGCGGGACACTGCCGCAGTTTGATGTCAAGTTCACCTGCGCCGGTCATGCAGGGGGCTGCGCTCATTCATAG
- a CDS encoding PAS domain S-box protein: MKDAYKTKAQLIKELGELRLRVKQIEESQAERRHIESELRKSEESLKACLNATTDLAMLIDAEGKIVALNKQFADRLGKTAEDLLSRPVLDFMEPQFADRRREQLNSVIKTGQPVRFEDERAGRVVDHNFYPVCTPQGKVERVAIFARDVTDHKRAEEALRHSEALLKNILSASPVAISYVEKGRLRWSNQAMAQIFRYQYKAEYVGKPAKDFYSSDEEYNRVLEIFRTGLKDGTAAETEAEFRRHDGSVFPGHMKISPLDASNLGKGTISAIADITEQKRAEEALRQSREEFRRLYEESKRAEDLYRSLLSSSADAVIVYDIEGKAQYVNESFTQIFGWTLDDVRDRHSPHVPESRLDEIRIIIDNLIREGAPLRGVETKRVTKEGRVLDISASASRYHDHEGKPAGLLVILRDITESKRLEEQLRQAVKMEAVGRLAGGVAHDFNNLLTAIMGYTNLLLQQIPRDSSQHEKLAQVFRAADRAATLTGQLLAFSRKQVLDVKVLDLNHVIAGWEQVLQRMIGENVQLTMALSQSLGRVKADPGQIEQILMNLVVNARDAMPSGGKLTIETGNSVLSREYSQTHPEVEPGRYVMFSVSDGGQGMDENTLSRVFEPFFTTKEKGVGTGLGLSTVYGIVKQHRGHISVYSEPGRGTTFKVYLPLVEQSVEEPTVMGVTSLRPVGQETVLIVEDEEIVRELATEALDMLGYSVLAAGHPDEAKTICSKHGGTIDLLLTDVCLPDMDGKSLFDTLSPQRPSMKVLYVSGYTENFVVHRGILDSGVSFLPKPFTVEGLAQKVREVLDAN; this comes from the coding sequence ATGAAAGACGCGTACAAAACCAAGGCGCAGCTCATCAAGGAGCTGGGAGAGTTGAGACTACGCGTTAAACAAATCGAGGAATCACAAGCGGAGCGCCGACATATTGAGTCCGAACTGCGAAAGAGTGAGGAAAGCCTTAAGGCCTGCCTGAACGCGACCACTGATCTGGCCATGCTGATTGATGCAGAAGGCAAAATAGTCGCGCTGAATAAACAGTTTGCCGACAGGCTGGGAAAGACTGCCGAAGACCTGTTGAGCCGGCCGGTGTTGGATTTCATGGAACCCCAATTTGCCGACCGAAGAAGAGAACAGCTCAACAGTGTAATCAAGACCGGACAGCCCGTCAGGTTTGAAGATGAGAGGGCCGGAAGGGTCGTTGACCACAATTTCTATCCTGTTTGTACCCCACAAGGAAAGGTGGAAAGAGTTGCGATCTTCGCCCGTGACGTAACGGATCACAAAAGGGCGGAAGAGGCTCTGCGTCACAGTGAGGCCCTGCTGAAGAATATTCTCTCTGCGTCCCCGGTGGCCATAAGTTATGTCGAAAAAGGCAGGCTGAGATGGTCGAATCAGGCGATGGCCCAAATTTTCCGGTATCAGTACAAGGCCGAGTACGTGGGCAAGCCGGCAAAAGACTTTTATTCATCCGATGAAGAATACAACCGAGTACTGGAAATATTTAGAACAGGCTTGAAGGACGGTACGGCCGCGGAGACCGAGGCCGAATTCAGGCGCCATGATGGCTCAGTCTTCCCCGGTCATATGAAGATTAGTCCTCTTGACGCCTCGAATCTGGGAAAAGGAACTATTTCGGCAATAGCGGACATTACGGAGCAAAAGAGAGCGGAGGAGGCGTTACGACAAAGCCGTGAGGAATTCCGAAGACTTTACGAGGAATCCAAGCGAGCTGAGGACCTGTATAGATCGCTTCTCAGTTCATCTGCCGATGCAGTGATAGTCTATGACATTGAGGGCAAAGCCCAGTACGTCAACGAGTCTTTCACGCAGATTTTTGGCTGGACCCTCGACGATGTCCGGGACCGTCACTCGCCTCATGTTCCGGAATCGAGACTGGATGAAATCAGAATAATAATTGACAACCTGATACGTGAAGGCGCGCCGCTTAGAGGCGTTGAGACCAAGCGCGTCACCAAAGAGGGTAGGGTGCTGGACATAAGCGCCAGCGCATCTCGCTATCACGATCACGAGGGCAAGCCTGCCGGATTGCTTGTGATTCTGAGAGACATCACCGAGAGCAAGCGTCTGGAAGAACAACTTAGGCAAGCGGTTAAGATGGAAGCGGTTGGACGATTGGCAGGAGGAGTCGCCCACGATTTCAACAACCTTTTGACGGCCATCATGGGCTACACAAATCTGCTGCTGCAACAGATTCCCAGAGACAGCTCACAACACGAAAAACTCGCGCAAGTGTTTCGAGCGGCCGATCGAGCCGCAACGCTCACGGGCCAGCTACTCGCATTCAGCCGGAAGCAGGTGCTTGACGTGAAGGTGTTGGACCTAAACCATGTTATAGCGGGTTGGGAGCAAGTGCTACAGAGGATGATAGGGGAGAATGTCCAATTGACGATGGCCTTGAGCCAGTCCCTGGGACGAGTGAAGGCAGATCCGGGGCAGATCGAACAGATCCTCATGAACCTTGTGGTGAACGCGCGCGATGCCATGCCTTCCGGTGGGAAATTGACCATTGAAACGGGCAATTCCGTTCTCAGCCGCGAATATAGCCAAACTCATCCCGAGGTTGAGCCGGGGCGATATGTTATGTTCTCAGTGAGCGACGGCGGTCAGGGCATGGATGAAAACACTCTTTCACGGGTGTTCGAGCCTTTTTTCACCACAAAAGAAAAAGGAGTCGGCACAGGGCTGGGCCTGTCTACGGTTTACGGCATCGTGAAACAGCACCGAGGTCACATATCGGTCTACAGCGAACCCGGTAGAGGAACCACTTTCAAAGTGTATCTGCCACTGGTTGAACAATCTGTGGAGGAACCCACCGTCATGGGCGTAACGTCCCTCCGGCCGGTGGGACAGGAAACCGTGCTGATTGTCGAAGACGAAGAAATAGTCAGAGAACTGGCCACTGAAGCACTGGACATGCTGGGCTATTCGGTCCTGGCTGCGGGCCACCCTGACGAGGCAAAGACAATTTGTTCGAAACACGGTGGGACAATCGATTTGCTCCTGACGGACGTGTGCCTTCCTGACATGGACGGGAAAAGCCTTTTTGATACGTTGTCCCCGCAGCGGCCGTCAATGAAGGTGTTGTATGTGTCCGGGTACACCGAGAATTTCGTGGTGCATCGCGGGATCCTGGATTCCGGGGTGAGTTTTCTGCCCAAACCGTTCACAGTGGAGGGTTTGGCGCAAAAAGTGCGGGAAGTGCTCGACGCCAATTAG
- a CDS encoding PAS domain S-box protein, with protein MMDDSVSREELLAELHRIRQRVTELESWKTQHEWVLDVATQCEDQFRSLAENLVVGVYLIQDGRLKYANPKLAEIVGYSVEELLALSNFMSLIFPDDRPLVLDNIEKRLSGEVPSSNYQARVVRKDGEVVWLEVYGSRMQHNGAPAVMGTVLDITGRMRAEVLLEKELDKFHALYDLAVAMTADRDLDENLTLVVEKSRELLGSDTAYIGLRDEEAGHVYMHILSGVRTEEFKAMKLPFGTGVGETVATTQEGFIVRNYFREFESSPVQDIVKGEGLISGIAVPIQIGQTNLGVLYVFNRTETSFSKSDLDTLFLLGSLAAVEIIRRRQEINLRKAHNDLEQKVQERTRELFDANEQLKQEIVVREKAEDSLRQNESMLKDILSTSPVGIGLTEDRIIRWSNEAWMKMFGYENELEFVGKNAAIVYPSHEEYERVGNILYERLKTGRVTSAEATFKRKDGSLFKGHIRMKALCPPDVDKGAIAVISDISERKRAEEALRESEERYRAIFNNASVGIALTDPSGRWVQVNPVFCKMLGRTWEELQGLTNLDITDPEDIEASRERFHSLIHGHIDSYRYQKRFVRKNGNAFWTDVSVSAIRDPEGRCLGTVGVVVDITESKEAQRALQDSQQRLELALEGADLGLWDWNMVTREVVHNQRWAKMMGMSANNTKSNFLVWKQKIHPEDKRHVLEALNSHLAGSKPYYESEYRLQDSKGVWAWVHARGKVVERDESGKPLRMTGTSLDITNRKRAEQVLQESENKFRLLYENAPLGYQSLDEHGYLVEVNKAWLDLLGYSREEVIGTWFGNYLATGLNERFREKFSRLKELGIARGSEFEMVKKDGTLKTVAIDGTFARDEHSVGRAHCVLIDVTGRRKAEKVQRRLATAVEQVNEGIVITDSDGVIQYVNPAFERMTDYSREEVLGRKTAELWSSSHSDEFTAELRSTLERGEVWSGRIVERKKDGTVYQDETTISPVFDDSGRIINFVGVKRDVTEQIALERKLLHAQKMEAVGTLAGGIAHDFNNLLTVVSGYTELLLTGRSHDDPEYPDLRKIAVAAQRGAELVRSLLAFGRKMEAKLRPVNLNHSVDQIRKLIYRTIPKMIEIKLDLADDLRIVNADPAQIEQVLINLAVNAKDAMPDGGKLIIETANVTLDAEYCKTYLVANPGDYVQITVSDTGHGVDKEALEHIFEPFYTTKKPGKGTGLGLAMAYGIVQQHEGHITCYSEQGEGTTFKIYIPAIEAEVVADVAATLETPAFGTETILLVDDEQFVRELGVRILNLGGYTVLTATNGQDALEVFANNMDKISLVILDLIMPGMGGSQCLQELLKLKPELKVIIASGFSLDGPAKETVHMGAKALVNKPYRANQILRLVRQILDAS; from the coding sequence ATGATGGATGATTCTGTGTCTCGCGAGGAGTTACTAGCTGAACTCCACCGCATTCGCCAACGAGTAACCGAACTGGAATCCTGGAAGACTCAACATGAATGGGTCTTGGACGTGGCCACTCAATGTGAGGACCAGTTCAGAAGTCTTGCAGAGAATTTAGTCGTCGGGGTTTACCTCATTCAGGATGGGCGCCTCAAGTATGCGAATCCAAAGCTAGCCGAAATAGTGGGATATTCTGTAGAGGAGTTGTTAGCACTCTCCAACTTCATGTCGCTCATTTTCCCCGATGACCGGCCTCTGGTCCTGGACAACATCGAGAAGCGGCTTTCCGGCGAAGTCCCATCGTCTAATTACCAAGCCAGAGTTGTAAGGAAGGACGGCGAGGTAGTTTGGCTGGAAGTCTACGGTTCGCGCATGCAACATAATGGAGCCCCTGCCGTCATGGGAACTGTGCTGGATATTACGGGCCGCATGCGCGCGGAAGTCCTGTTGGAAAAGGAGTTGGACAAATTCCATGCCCTCTATGACCTGGCCGTGGCTATGACCGCGGATCGTGATCTCGATGAAAATCTAACCCTGGTGGTGGAAAAGAGCAGGGAGCTGCTTGGGAGTGACACCGCTTACATTGGTCTGCGTGATGAAGAAGCCGGCCATGTTTATATGCATATCCTATCCGGCGTCCGAACCGAGGAGTTCAAGGCAATGAAGCTGCCGTTCGGAACCGGCGTGGGTGAGACGGTTGCGACGACTCAAGAGGGATTTATTGTTAGGAACTACTTCCGAGAGTTCGAATCATCGCCAGTGCAGGACATCGTCAAGGGAGAGGGCCTTATATCGGGCATCGCCGTTCCGATCCAGATCGGCCAAACCAACCTCGGGGTTTTATATGTTTTTAACCGAACCGAGACCTCGTTTTCCAAATCCGATCTGGACACGTTGTTTCTCTTGGGGAGTCTTGCCGCGGTCGAAATCATTCGCAGGAGGCAGGAAATCAACCTGCGCAAAGCGCACAACGATCTGGAACAAAAGGTGCAGGAACGCACGAGAGAGCTGTTTGACGCCAATGAACAATTGAAACAGGAAATAGTAGTCCGCGAGAAAGCCGAGGACTCGCTGCGTCAAAACGAATCGATGCTTAAGGACATTTTGTCTACTTCTCCCGTGGGCATTGGATTGACCGAAGACAGAATCATAAGGTGGTCGAACGAGGCCTGGATGAAGATGTTCGGCTACGAAAATGAGCTGGAATTTGTGGGGAAGAACGCGGCAATAGTCTATCCGTCCCACGAAGAGTATGAGCGTGTAGGCAATATACTTTACGAACGCCTTAAAACCGGAAGAGTCACATCCGCTGAGGCCACTTTCAAGCGAAAGGACGGCTCACTTTTCAAGGGTCATATAAGGATGAAGGCTCTCTGTCCCCCGGATGTTGACAAAGGCGCTATCGCCGTCATTTCGGACATTTCGGAGAGGAAGCGCGCGGAAGAAGCCCTGCGCGAAAGCGAAGAGCGGTACCGTGCCATCTTCAACAATGCTTCCGTCGGAATCGCCCTGACCGACCCTAGCGGTCGCTGGGTCCAGGTCAACCCGGTCTTCTGCAAAATGCTTGGACGGACTTGGGAGGAGCTACAAGGGCTGACCAACCTCGACATAACCGACCCCGAAGACATAGAAGCGTCGCGCGAGCGATTCCATTCCTTGATCCACGGACACATCGACTCGTATCGATACCAGAAACGCTTTGTCCGGAAGAACGGAAACGCTTTCTGGACCGATGTCTCCGTTTCCGCTATTCGCGATCCGGAAGGCAGGTGTCTAGGCACGGTAGGGGTCGTGGTCGACATTACCGAGAGCAAAGAGGCTCAAAGAGCGCTCCAAGATAGCCAACAGCGCTTGGAGCTTGCCTTGGAAGGAGCTGACCTAGGATTGTGGGACTGGAACATGGTGACAAGAGAGGTCGTCCACAACCAGCGGTGGGCCAAAATGATGGGAATGTCCGCCAACAATACGAAATCGAACTTTCTTGTATGGAAGCAGAAGATCCATCCGGAGGATAAGCGCCACGTGCTGGAAGCGCTGAACTCGCATCTGGCAGGGTCCAAGCCATATTATGAGAGTGAGTATCGTTTGCAGGATAGCAAAGGGGTATGGGCCTGGGTTCACGCTCGCGGCAAAGTGGTTGAACGCGATGAAAGCGGAAAGCCCTTGCGCATGACTGGAACGTCTCTGGACATCACAAATCGCAAGAGAGCGGAACAAGTGCTGCAAGAGAGCGAGAACAAATTCAGGCTGCTCTACGAAAATGCGCCTCTGGGGTATCAGTCCCTCGATGAACATGGTTATTTGGTCGAAGTGAATAAGGCATGGCTGGATCTACTCGGATATTCTCGAGAAGAAGTTATCGGGACTTGGTTCGGCAATTATCTGGCCACAGGACTTAATGAACGTTTCCGCGAGAAGTTCTCCCGACTAAAGGAGTTGGGGATCGCTCGCGGATCGGAATTCGAGATGGTGAAGAAGGACGGTACACTCAAAACTGTTGCCATTGACGGAACATTCGCGAGAGATGAGCACAGTGTTGGTCGGGCGCACTGTGTCTTAATTGACGTAACGGGCCGCAGAAAAGCGGAAAAGGTTCAGCGACGTCTGGCCACCGCGGTCGAACAGGTCAATGAAGGTATAGTCATAACGGATAGCGACGGGGTCATCCAATATGTAAACCCCGCGTTCGAACGTATGACCGATTACTCCCGCGAGGAGGTCTTGGGCCGGAAGACTGCTGAATTGTGGTCTTCCAGTCACTCGGATGAATTCACAGCTGAGTTGAGGTCCACCTTGGAGCGGGGTGAGGTCTGGAGCGGTCGTATCGTTGAGAGGAAGAAAGATGGAACCGTCTATCAAGACGAAACGACCATATCCCCTGTTTTTGATGATTCAGGCCGAATTATCAATTTCGTCGGAGTGAAACGCGACGTAACGGAACAAATTGCCCTGGAGCGCAAGCTCTTGCATGCCCAAAAGATGGAAGCCGTCGGGACTCTGGCAGGCGGGATCGCTCATGATTTTAACAACCTGCTGACAGTGGTTTCCGGGTACACGGAACTGTTGTTAACCGGCCGATCACACGACGATCCGGAATATCCGGACCTTCGAAAGATAGCGGTGGCCGCTCAACGAGGAGCAGAACTCGTCAGGAGTCTGCTGGCCTTCGGCAGAAAGATGGAAGCCAAGCTTCGCCCTGTGAATCTGAACCACTCAGTGGACCAAATCAGGAAACTGATTTACCGGACGATTCCCAAGATGATTGAAATCAAGCTGGATTTAGCTGACGATCTTAGAATTGTCAACGCGGATCCGGCTCAGATTGAACAGGTTCTGATCAACCTCGCCGTAAATGCCAAAGACGCGATGCCGGACGGAGGGAAACTCATCATTGAAACGGCCAACGTAACGTTGGATGCGGAATACTGCAAAACCTATCTCGTTGCCAATCCCGGGGACTACGTTCAGATCACGGTCTCGGATACCGGACACGGTGTGGATAAGGAAGCACTTGAGCATATTTTCGAACCTTTCTATACCACCAAGAAGCCGGGGAAAGGAACCGGACTAGGGCTTGCGATGGCATATGGAATAGTGCAGCAACATGAAGGTCATATCACGTGCTACAGTGAGCAAGGCGAAGGGACCACTTTCAAGATCTATATCCCGGCGATAGAGGCCGAGGTGGTGGCGGACGTGGCCGCGACCCTGGAAACGCCCGCGTTCGGAACCGAGACCATTTTACTTGTGGACGACGAGCAATTCGTCAGGGAGCTGGGAGTCAGGATTCTAAATCTTGGCGGGTACACAGTCCTCACCGCGACCAATGGCCAGGATGCTTTGGAAGTCTTCGCAAACAACATGGACAAAATCTCACTGGTGATCCTGGACCTTATCATGCCGGGTATGGGCGGCAGCCAGTGTTTGCAAGAGCTTCTGAAGCTGAAGCCGGAACTGAAGGTGATCATCGCCAGCGGGTTTTCTCTGGACGGGCCGGCCAAAGAAACCGTTCATATGGGAGCAAAGGCCCTGGTGAATAAGCCCTACAGGGCAAATCAGATCCTAAGGCTGGTTCGCCAGATCCTGGATGCTTCATGA
- a CDS encoding DUF134 domain-containing protein — protein sequence MARPKFCRRVSQQPAYKVFKPIAVPMSVLPKVVLSMDEFEAIRLADLEGLYHEQAAERMNVSRQTFGRILEAGRHKVAQVLSEGLALLIEGGEVEVSEERQFKCNQCQHAWGVPYGTGRPEECPECKSNSICRSEDQGPRDGNCQRKQCRSRRSGAIRNNCRIS from the coding sequence ATGGCCAGACCCAAATTCTGCCGCCGAGTTAGTCAACAACCTGCTTACAAAGTCTTCAAGCCCATTGCCGTGCCCATGTCGGTCCTACCAAAGGTTGTTTTGTCAATGGACGAATTTGAGGCTATCAGGCTAGCCGACCTGGAAGGGCTTTACCACGAACAAGCAGCAGAGCGCATGAATGTCTCTCGCCAGACCTTCGGAAGGATTCTTGAGGCAGGAAGGCACAAGGTGGCTCAGGTCTTGTCTGAAGGTCTTGCTCTCCTCATTGAGGGGGGTGAAGTGGAAGTGTCGGAAGAGCGGCAGTTCAAGTGTAATCAGTGCCAACACGCATGGGGCGTGCCATACGGGACAGGCAGACCGGAAGAATGTCCCGAATGCAAAAGCAACTCTATTTGTCGTTCCGAAGATCAGGGGCCTCGCGACGGAAATTGCCAAAGGAAGCAATGCCGTAGCCGTAGATCTGGAGCGATCCGCAACAATTGCCGGATCTCATGA
- a CDS encoding aminopeptidase P family protein has product MTIAALQLHDVVARMGVDGLLFNTSENLYSFNLTHLTGFTGSEAAILITRNERHLFTDGRYKTQARQQAPAFRTHVVRSKLDALARALKSLGVRKVGVEASRVSYEFVTSLLRKAPGLEVVTLKREFLENLRIRKTAEEKDKILAAAKIASDACKEIIQTGLVGKTEAGVAARLEALFRTKGADGIAFETIVASGDRSALPHGAPTDKLIKPNELIILDYGCRLEGYNSDETVTCMGGKASSDQNKIFEAVYSAHMSALESLRDGIGAREVDRIARQAIDKAGLGKYFLHGLGHGVGLEIHEPPYLSPKGRGVLKEGMVFTIEPGVYIEGVGGVRLESLVYLERTGPLILSGMPKKLIPVA; this is encoded by the coding sequence ATGACGATCGCAGCCCTACAGCTTCACGATGTTGTGGCTAGAATGGGAGTGGACGGGCTCCTATTCAATACTTCGGAGAATCTGTATTCCTTTAATCTGACTCATCTCACCGGCTTTACGGGTTCGGAAGCCGCGATTCTCATCACTCGCAACGAACGCCATCTTTTCACTGACGGGAGGTACAAGACTCAGGCAAGGCAGCAGGCCCCTGCTTTCAGGACCCATGTGGTTCGCAGCAAGCTGGACGCTCTGGCCCGCGCTCTGAAGTCTTTGGGTGTGCGTAAAGTAGGAGTGGAAGCTTCTCGGGTCAGCTACGAGTTTGTAACCTCACTTCTTCGCAAAGCACCGGGCCTGGAAGTTGTTACTCTCAAGAGGGAATTTCTTGAAAATCTGAGAATTCGCAAGACCGCTGAAGAGAAAGACAAAATACTGGCGGCCGCGAAGATAGCTTCTGATGCGTGCAAGGAAATTATCCAGACAGGCCTTGTCGGCAAGACTGAAGCGGGAGTGGCTGCCCGGCTCGAAGCGCTGTTTCGTACCAAGGGTGCGGACGGAATTGCTTTTGAAACCATTGTGGCATCCGGCGATCGAAGCGCCTTGCCTCACGGCGCCCCGACCGACAAGCTAATAAAGCCAAATGAACTGATCATCCTGGACTATGGGTGTCGACTTGAAGGTTATAACAGCGACGAGACAGTAACGTGTATGGGCGGAAAAGCCTCCTCCGATCAAAACAAGATATTTGAGGCCGTGTACAGTGCCCATATGAGCGCATTGGAATCTCTACGGGACGGCATCGGGGCCCGTGAAGTAGATCGAATAGCCAGGCAAGCCATTGACAAGGCGGGCCTAGGGAAGTACTTTCTTCATGGACTTGGTCATGGGGTGGGACTGGAAATCCATGAACCCCCTTACCTTTCACCCAAGGGAAGAGGGGTTCTGAAGGAAGGCATGGTCTTCACCATAGAACCCGGTGTTTACATCGAAGGTGTGGGGGGTGTTAGGTTGGAGAGTCTCGTCTACCTTGAGAGAACCGGTCCGCTAATACTGTCCGGGATGCCCAAAAAGCTGATCCCGGTAGCCTGA
- the efp gene encoding elongation factor P: MYSTADFRRGLKIELNGEPFTIVDFLHVKPGKGGAFIRTTLKSLVTGNVIDRTFRSGEKVDKPDLEERQMQYLYESDGEFHFMDNDTYEQLFLTEGQLGEARSYLQENVTVAVLFHNGKPLGVEVPLFVELSVAHTEPGLKGDTAAGATKPATLETGMTVQVPLFVNEGDVLKIDTRTGKYVERVR; this comes from the coding sequence ATGTATTCAACTGCCGATTTTAGAAGAGGACTCAAGATAGAGCTTAATGGTGAACCTTTCACTATTGTGGACTTTTTGCACGTAAAGCCGGGCAAGGGCGGCGCGTTTATACGAACTACACTGAAAAGCCTGGTCACGGGAAATGTTATTGACAGAACATTCCGGTCAGGAGAGAAAGTCGATAAACCGGACCTTGAAGAGCGCCAGATGCAATACCTGTACGAGAGCGACGGCGAATTTCACTTTATGGACAACGATACTTACGAACAGCTGTTCCTCACTGAAGGGCAATTGGGCGAAGCCAGAAGCTATTTGCAGGAAAACGTGACAGTGGCGGTACTGTTTCACAACGGCAAACCGCTGGGCGTGGAAGTTCCTTTGTTCGTTGAGCTTTCGGTTGCCCACACAGAGCCGGGCCTAAAAGGAGACACGGCCGCGGGCGCCACCAAACCGGCCACCCTGGAAACGGGTATGACCGTACAGGTCCCGCTTTTCGTAAACGAGGGCGACGTGCTCAAAATCGACACCCGCACCGGGAAATACGTTGAACGAGTGCGGTAG
- a CDS encoding MerR family transcriptional regulator, producing MVAGFGAKVVREITGVSRMQLQHWDRSGIIRPSVKIGTGKGSRREYSFKDLVQLKVAKQLREEGISLQKIRNALEYLRKNFPDVKDPLAELRFLTNGLDIFVVTQDPQAILDALKGQFVFSFALGELIAGLRGSIKRLEVPREDKVFLGEREFTAILTPDLEDGGYTVVCREIPAAISQGETIQEALDNLTDAIELCLEADEDLKKSRARVV from the coding sequence ATGGTCGCTGGATTTGGAGCCAAAGTGGTTAGAGAAATAACCGGGGTGTCTCGGATGCAGCTCCAGCACTGGGACAGATCCGGAATCATTCGGCCTTCTGTCAAAATCGGAACCGGAAAAGGTTCAAGGAGAGAATATTCCTTTAAGGATCTGGTCCAACTCAAGGTTGCCAAACAGCTCAGGGAAGAAGGAATCAGCCTCCAAAAGATCAGGAATGCATTGGAATACCTGAGGAAGAACTTCCCCGACGTTAAGGATCCGTTGGCGGAACTGCGGTTCCTTACCAACGGTCTTGACATCTTTGTTGTGACGCAGGACCCTCAGGCCATTCTCGATGCCTTGAAGGGACAGTTCGTCTTTTCTTTTGCCCTGGGAGAACTCATCGCCGGACTCAGGGGCTCAATCAAGAGGCTGGAGGTTCCCAGAGAAGATAAAGTGTTTTTGGGTGAACGGGAGTTCACGGCGATCCTGACGCCGGATTTGGAAGACGGCGGTTACACGGTGGTTTGTCGGGAGATCCCGGCGGCGATTTCTCAGGGAGAGACGATTCAAGAAGCCCTGGACAACCTTACAGATGCCATCGAGCTTTGCTTGGAGGCTGATGAAGACCTGAAGAAGAGTCGAGCCCGGGTCGTATGA